A single window of Sulfitobacter sp. JL08 DNA harbors:
- a CDS encoding metal ABC transporter solute-binding protein, Zn/Mn family: MVRRFFLGFAMAAAVLAGLGSAAVAQPQIKVVATTGMIADAARVVGGDLVEVRALMGPGVDPHAYRQTRSDIVAMTRADLVLWHGLYLEAQMEDFFADLGRNRNVVAVAEAVSKDKLLAHDDYADKYDPHIWMNPSIWADVVTEVARTLGETHPEGAEVFDRNAAAYIDELTQLATYADDTLAGVAPETRVLLTAHDAFGYFGAAYGFEVIGIQGISTESEAGLNRISALVDMIVDRNIGAVFVETSVSDRNMRALVEGAAARGHTVRVGGELFSDAMGPDGTYEGTYLGMIDHNVTIIAAALGANAAPRGRLGKLSAGF; encoded by the coding sequence ATGGTACGGCGTTTTTTTCTGGGGTTTGCGATGGCGGCGGCGGTGCTGGCCGGCCTCGGCTCTGCCGCTGTGGCGCAACCACAGATCAAGGTTGTGGCCACCACCGGCATGATCGCGGATGCCGCACGGGTTGTCGGTGGCGATCTGGTAGAGGTGCGCGCACTGATGGGGCCGGGTGTTGATCCGCACGCTTATCGCCAGACAAGATCCGATATCGTTGCCATGACGCGCGCCGATCTGGTGCTGTGGCACGGTCTGTATCTTGAGGCGCAGATGGAAGATTTCTTTGCCGATCTGGGGCGCAATCGCAACGTTGTGGCCGTGGCCGAAGCGGTGTCAAAGGACAAGCTGCTGGCCCATGACGATTACGCCGACAAATACGATCCGCATATCTGGATGAACCCGTCGATCTGGGCCGATGTCGTGACCGAAGTGGCCCGCACCTTGGGCGAAACCCACCCTGAAGGAGCTGAGGTGTTTGATCGGAACGCGGCCGCCTATATCGACGAACTGACACAATTGGCCACCTATGCCGATGACACACTGGCAGGCGTAGCGCCTGAAACCCGCGTACTGCTGACAGCGCATGATGCGTTTGGCTATTTTGGCGCGGCTTATGGGTTCGAGGTGATCGGAATTCAGGGCATTTCCACCGAAAGCGAAGCCGGTCTGAACCGGATCAGCGCGCTGGTGGATATGATCGTGGATCGTAACATCGGCGCCGTTTTTGTGGAAACCTCTGTTTCTGATCGCAACATGCGCGCACTGGTCGAAGGCGCTGCGGCGCGCGGCCACACCGTACGCGTCGGGGGTGAATTGTTCAGCGATGCGATGGGCCCCGATGGCACCTATGAAGGCACCTATCTGGGGATGATTGATCACAACGTTACCATCATTGCCGCCGCGTTGGGTGCCAACGCAGCGCCGCGTGGACGTCTTGGTAAATTGTCGGCGGGGTTCTAA
- a CDS encoding metal ABC transporter ATP-binding protein — MQLELAAQNGHVTPQHDVSDSPLAIRGLTVSYGQKPAVFSVDMTVPAGSMTAIIGPNGAGKSTLLKAALGLIKPLSGRVTVFGQSVTSQRHRIAYVPQRASVDWDFPTRVIDVVLMGLYRDLGLLGRLRGSHRKIAQDCLDRVGMADFATRQIGQLSGGQQQRVFLARALAQDADLYLLDEPFAGVDAATEKAIIAVLHTLRAQGKTVVAVHHDLTTVPDYFDHVFLINTTRIAEGQVDTVFTFDNLQKAYGGRLAGAQMDQLSGVAG; from the coding sequence ATGCAACTGGAACTGGCAGCACAAAACGGACATGTGACACCGCAGCACGATGTTTCGGACAGTCCGCTGGCGATCCGCGGGCTGACCGTATCTTACGGTCAGAAACCGGCGGTGTTTTCGGTTGATATGACAGTACCGGCCGGATCGATGACGGCCATTATCGGGCCAAACGGCGCGGGAAAATCGACGTTGCTCAAGGCGGCACTGGGCCTGATCAAACCGCTGTCGGGCCGTGTTACGGTCTTTGGCCAATCTGTCACCAGCCAGCGGCACCGTATTGCCTATGTGCCCCAGCGCGCCAGTGTCGATTGGGATTTTCCGACCCGCGTGATCGATGTGGTCCTGATGGGTCTTTACCGTGATCTGGGCCTGTTGGGCCGTTTGCGTGGAAGCCACAGGAAGATCGCGCAGGACTGTCTGGATCGCGTTGGCATGGCCGATTTCGCCACCCGCCAGATCGGCCAGTTGTCAGGTGGCCAGCAACAGCGCGTCTTTCTGGCCCGCGCCTTGGCACAGGATGCCGATCTATATCTGCTGGACGAACCGTTTGCCGGTGTCGATGCCGCCACAGAAAAGGCGATTATCGCGGTGCTGCACACGCTGCGCGCCCAGGGCAAGACCGTCGTCGCCGTGCACCACGATCTGACCACCGTGCCGGATTACTTTGACCATGTGTTCCTGATCAACACCACCCGCATTGCCGAAGGACAGGTGGATACCGTGTTCACCTTTGACAACCTGCAAAAAGCCTATGGCGGGCGTCTGGCCGGGGCGCAGATGGATCAGTTGTCCGGCGTTGCGGGGTAA
- a CDS encoding metal ABC transporter permease, with protein sequence MLRDALLLGLGYNAALVAIGAALLGIAAGVTGTFLFLRKRALVSDAISHATLPGVGLAFIVMVLLGGDGRNLAGLMAGSALSAWIGLLCVSWLTRKTRLAEDAAIGAVLSVFFGFGIVLLTVIQNMSSGRQAGLEGFLLGSTAGMLWADAMIILVGGAAVLALVLLLRRPMTLVAFDPEYAASTGMNVRRMDLAMMGLVMAVTVVGLKIVGLILIVALLIIPPVTARFWSDRTDHVVLLSGALGGISGYVGAAVSASAPALPTGPIIVLVCFLLFALSLFLAPNRGVLAALLRHQRFQRQVHLRQGLLALAQGQPIYEKLTLRLLQRAGLARPDGVATDQGRARAAKALLDEKRWEIVRADPLQETAAAHYDGLTGIETVLTQDQIRDVDAKMAAPRMVPA encoded by the coding sequence ATGCTGCGCGACGCGCTGCTGTTGGGGCTTGGCTATAACGCCGCCCTTGTGGCCATCGGGGCGGCCTTGCTGGGTATCGCCGCCGGTGTAACCGGCACCTTTCTGTTTTTACGCAAACGCGCCCTTGTCAGTGACGCGATCAGCCACGCCACCCTGCCCGGTGTCGGGTTGGCCTTTATCGTCATGGTGCTGCTGGGCGGGGACGGGCGCAATCTGGCCGGTCTGATGGCCGGATCGGCCCTGTCAGCCTGGATCGGGCTTTTGTGCGTCAGCTGGCTGACCCGAAAAACGCGGCTGGCCGAAGATGCCGCCATAGGCGCGGTACTGTCCGTGTTCTTCGGCTTTGGTATCGTGCTGCTGACCGTGATCCAGAACATGTCCAGCGGGCGGCAGGCCGGATTGGAGGGGTTCCTGCTTGGCTCGACTGCGGGGATGTTGTGGGCCGATGCGATGATCATTCTTGTCGGTGGCGCGGCCGTGCTGGCGCTGGTGCTGCTGTTGCGCCGCCCGATGACGCTGGTTGCGTTCGATCCCGAATACGCGGCCTCAACCGGCATGAACGTGCGCCGGATGGATCTGGCGATGATGGGGCTGGTCATGGCCGTGACGGTTGTCGGTCTGAAAATTGTCGGCCTGATCCTGATCGTCGCGCTGTTGATCATCCCCCCGGTCACCGCCCGGTTCTGGAGCGACCGCACAGATCATGTCGTATTGCTGTCGGGTGCGCTGGGCGGCATTTCCGGTTATGTCGGCGCGGCTGTTTCCGCCTCGGCCCCGGCTTTGCCCACAGGCCCGATCATCGTTCTGGTGTGTTTCCTGTTATTCGCGCTCTCGCTGTTTCTGGCGCCCAACCGCGGTGTTCTGGCTGCGCTTTTGCGTCATCAGCGGTTCCAGCGGCAGGTGCATTTGCGTCAGGGCCTGCTGGCGCTGGCACAAGGCCAGCCGATCTATGAAAAACTGACATTGCGCCTGTTGCAGCGCGCCGGTCTGGCCCGCCCCGATGGCGTTGCGACAGATCAGGGGCGCGCCCGCGCGGCCAAGGCCCTGCTGGATGAAAAACGCTGGGAAATCGTGCGCGCCGACCCGTTGCAGGAAACCGCCGCGGCGCATTACGACGGGTTGACAGGTATCGAAACGGTGCTGACGCAGGACCAGATCAGGGACGTCGATGCGAAAATGGCTGCGCCGCGCATGGTGCCGGCATGA
- a CDS encoding metal ABC transporter permease → MMGTEFVPLSLPPLLIGTFAAIACALPGNFLVLRKQALIGDAISHVVLPGIVVAFLITGVVSTWPMMLGAGGAALIAVAAIEAVRRLGGIEPGAAMGVVFTTMFAGGVLLLEQSDTSTVHLDVEHALFGNLESLIWLDAMGWASLFDPVALATLPVELIRIALALIGVCAFVALFWRPLKLSTFDEGFARSVGINTNLIGLALVVVAAVAAVAAFDAVGSIIVIAMFICPPAAARLMTNRLEHQIGWSVGFATLAAVLGYVLAGYGPLWLGADDAVSAAGMIATVSGLILALAAVFGPHRTRAGAPADPTQS, encoded by the coding sequence ATGATGGGGACCGAATTTGTTCCGCTGTCGCTACCGCCATTGCTGATCGGCACCTTCGCGGCGATTGCCTGCGCACTGCCGGGCAATTTTCTGGTGCTGCGCAAACAGGCGCTGATCGGGGATGCGATCAGCCATGTGGTGTTGCCGGGCATTGTGGTGGCGTTTCTGATCACGGGGGTCGTATCCACCTGGCCGATGATGCTGGGCGCGGGCGGGGCTGCGCTGATCGCCGTGGCCGCGATTGAGGCAGTGCGCCGACTGGGCGGCATCGAACCGGGGGCAGCGATGGGGGTTGTGTTCACCACCATGTTCGCGGGCGGTGTCCTTCTGCTTGAACAATCCGATACCTCGACCGTGCATCTTGATGTCGAACATGCCCTGTTCGGCAATCTGGAAAGCCTGATCTGGCTGGATGCAATGGGCTGGGCGTCCTTGTTTGATCCGGTTGCGCTGGCGACACTTCCGGTCGAACTGATCCGCATTGCGCTGGCCCTGATCGGTGTCTGTGCCTTTGTCGCGCTGTTCTGGCGCCCGCTGAAACTGTCCACATTCGACGAAGGGTTTGCCCGTTCTGTCGGGATCAACACCAACCTGATCGGCCTTGCGCTGGTGGTTGTGGCCGCAGTTGCCGCCGTTGCGGCCTTTGATGCGGTGGGGTCGATCATCGTGATCGCGATGTTCATCTGCCCGCCGGCCGCTGCACGTCTGATGACCAACCGGCTGGAACACCAGATCGGGTGGAGCGTCGGGTTTGCCACGCTTGCTGCGGTTTTGGGTTACGTTCTGGCAGGGTATGGCCCGCTGTGGCTGGGCGCGGATGACGCGGTCAGCGCTGCGGGGATGATCGCGACGGTTTCGGGCCTTATTCTGGCCCTGGCCGCGGTGTTCGGGCCGCATCGCACCCGCGCAGGCGCGCCCGCCGATCCGACCCAATCCTGA
- the puuE gene encoding allantoinase PuuE yields the protein MTRYPRNMIGYGATPPDPKWPNGARIAVQFVLNYEEGGENCVLHDDAGSEAFLSEIVGAASWPGQRHWNMESIYEYGARAGFWRLHRLFTRSRIPVTVYGVATALARSPEQVAAMQAADWEIASHGLKWIDYKDYTAKAEAADMAEAIRLHTEVTGTPPRGWYTGRCSEHTVGLAAETGQFDYVSDAYDDDLPYWLRVGDHDQLIIPYTLDANDMRFATPQGFNAGDQFLSYLKDSFDTLYAEGVDGSAKMMSIGLHCRLIGRPGRVQALARFIDYIQGFEGVWCPRRIDIARHWHAHHPPAVSDRPNPSALDKQTFVKTFGGVFEHSPWIAERAFDLELGPAHDTAAGLHSALARMFRSANRAERLGVLTAHPDLAGKLAAAKRLTDESTAEQAGAGLDALTAEEHEAFATLNQAYVGKHGFPFIIAVRDHSRAGILNAFRARLDNDTDTEFETACAQVERIAFLRLKDMV from the coding sequence ATGACACGTTACCCCAGAAACATGATCGGCTATGGCGCAACCCCGCCTGATCCCAAGTGGCCGAACGGTGCGCGCATCGCCGTGCAGTTCGTTTTGAACTACGAAGAAGGCGGCGAAAACTGCGTTCTGCATGACGATGCCGGATCCGAGGCGTTCCTGTCCGAAATCGTCGGGGCCGCATCCTGGCCGGGGCAGCGTCACTGGAACATGGAAAGCATTTATGAATACGGGGCGCGCGCCGGGTTCTGGCGCCTGCACCGCCTGTTCACCAGGTCGCGCATACCGGTCACGGTTTACGGTGTTGCCACGGCGCTGGCCCGCAGCCCCGAACAGGTGGCGGCGATGCAGGCCGCCGACTGGGAAATCGCCAGCCACGGGCTGAAATGGATCGATTACAAGGATTACACCGCCAAGGCCGAAGCCGCCGACATGGCCGAGGCTATCCGCCTGCATACCGAAGTCACCGGTACGCCCCCGCGCGGCTGGTACACAGGCCGGTGTTCGGAACACACGGTGGGTCTGGCGGCAGAAACCGGCCAGTTTGATTATGTCTCGGACGCCTATGACGATGATCTTCCGTACTGGTTGCGTGTCGGGGACCATGATCAGCTGATCATCCCCTACACGCTGGATGCCAACGACATGCGCTTTGCCACGCCGCAGGGGTTCAACGCGGGCGATCAGTTTCTGTCCTATCTCAAGGACAGCTTTGATACGCTTTACGCCGAAGGCGTGGACGGATCGGCCAAGATGATGTCGATCGGGTTGCACTGCCGCCTGATCGGGCGGCCGGGTCGTGTGCAGGCGCTGGCGCGTTTCATCGACTATATTCAGGGGTTCGAAGGCGTCTGGTGCCCGCGCCGCATCGACATTGCCCGCCACTGGCACGCGCACCATCCCCCCGCCGTATCCGATCGGCCAAACCCCAGCGCGCTGGACAAACAGACATTTGTCAAAACCTTCGGGGGCGTGTTCGAACATTCCCCGTGGATCGCCGAACGCGCCTTTGATCTTGAACTTGGTCCTGCCCACGATACTGCCGCGGGCCTGCATTCGGCCCTTGCCCGGATGTTTCGCAGCGCAAACAGGGCCGAACGCCTTGGCGTGCTGACGGCACACCCCGATCTGGCTGGCAAACTTGCCGCCGCAAAGCGCCTGACCGATGAAAGCACCGCAGAACAGGCGGGGGCAGGCCTTGATGCCCTGACCGCCGAGGAACACGAGGCGTTTGCGACGCTCAATCAGGCCTATGTGGGAAAGCACGGCTTTCCCTTTATCATCGCGGTGCGTGACCATTCCAGGGCGGGTATCCTGAACGCGTTCCGCGCCCGGTTGGATAACGACACAGACACCGAATTTGAAACCGCCTGCGCACAGGTGGAACGCATCGCGTTCCTGCGTCTGAAGGACATGGTATGA
- a CDS encoding bifunctional allantoicase/(S)-ureidoglycine aminohydrolase, giving the protein MSYAFPPGGLPDQSVHPDGTAVFTDAYAVIPAVTMRDIVTSKLPGWQDARAWIIARPLSGFAETFAQYAVELAPGGGSDRPEPDPDAQGVLFVADGTMRLVVDGQNHTLIAGSYAYIPPGSDWTIRNTGDGPARFHWVRKQYEPAHGLDAPDAFVTSDAAVAPVEMPDCGGVWATTRFADPEDLRHDMHVNIVTFQPGGRIPFAETHVMEHGLYVLEGTAQYLLNKDWVDVGPGDFMWLRAFCPQACIATGSTPFRYLLYKDVNRHPLL; this is encoded by the coding sequence ATGAGTTACGCATTTCCCCCCGGCGGGTTGCCGGACCAATCCGTTCATCCAGATGGCACGGCCGTGTTCACCGATGCCTATGCCGTGATCCCTGCTGTAACGATGCGCGATATCGTGACCAGCAAACTGCCCGGCTGGCAGGACGCGCGCGCCTGGATCATTGCCCGCCCACTTAGCGGATTTGCCGAAACATTCGCGCAATACGCGGTTGAACTGGCCCCCGGCGGTGGCAGCGACAGGCCGGAACCGGATCCGGATGCGCAGGGTGTTCTGTTTGTGGCAGATGGCACCATGCGTCTTGTGGTGGACGGGCAGAATCATACGCTGATCGCTGGCAGTTATGCCTACATCCCGCCGGGCAGCGACTGGACGATCCGAAACACCGGAGACGGACCAGCGCGGTTCCATTGGGTGCGCAAACAATACGAACCCGCACACGGGCTGGATGCCCCCGACGCCTTTGTCACATCTGACGCCGCCGTGGCCCCCGTCGAAATGCCCGATTGCGGCGGTGTCTGGGCCACGACCCGTTTCGCGGATCCCGAAGATCTGCGCCATGATATGCATGTGAACATCGTCACCTTCCAGCCGGGCGGGCGCATTCCCTTTGCCGAAACCCACGTGATGGAACACGGGCTTTACGTATTGGAAGGCACGGCACAATACCTTCTGAACAAGGACTGGGTCGATGTGGGACCGGGCGATTTCATGTGGCTGCGCGCGTTTTGTCCGCAGGCCTGCATCGCCACCGGATCAACGCCGTTCCGCTATCTTTTGTACAAAGACGTCAACCGGCATCCCCTGCTTTAA
- a CDS encoding YgaP family membrane protein, translating to MSANVGKIDRAVRTLLGLALVVWAFVGQAPMWDNAFIMWGTVIVGAVLIVTASMKFCPMYRILGVSTCPR from the coding sequence ATGTCTGCCAATGTTGGAAAAATCGACCGGGCTGTGCGCACCCTACTGGGTCTTGCTCTGGTGGTCTGGGCCTTTGTCGGGCAGGCCCCGATGTGGGACAATGCGTTCATAATGTGGGGTACGGTCATTGTCGGGGCGGTTCTGATTGTCACGGCAAGCATGAAATTCTGCCCGATGTACCGGATTTTGGGTGTCAGCACCTGCCCAAGGTAG
- the mutL gene encoding DNA mismatch repair endonuclease MutL has protein sequence MAHPNRNIGENRPVIRQLDDAAINRIAAGEVVERSASAVKELVENALDAGATRIDIAIADGGKTLIRVTDDGCGIAAHDLPLALSRHATSKIDGTDLLNINTFGFRGEALPSLGAVGRLTITSRAPGQDAATITVQGGHPGTTKPAALGAGTIVELRDLFFATPARLKFMRTDRAEAQAITDVVKRLAMAEPFVSFALQDVSGGGAGRTVFRADAQTGDLFDALHGRLSTVIGREFSDNALQIDAQRDGLHLTGYAALPTYSRGSAVAQYLFVNGRPVRDKLLIGALRAAYFDFLSRDRHPAAALFLDCDPHLVDVNVHPAKSEVRFRDPGLARGLIVSALRHALADAGHRASSTVSQATLGAMTPEPAGARVYQMDRPSVGVLQPAFHEAAPVYGRVEVTEEHIRPEAEEAPTDYPLGAARAQVHENYIIAQTATGMVIVDQHAAHERLVYERLKRQMADNGVAAQALLIPEIVALSSGDCARLLEVADSLQKFGLTIEPFGGDAIAVRETPAILGEINARAMILDILDELSDQGDSLMVQARIEAILSRIACHGSIRSGRRMRGEEMNALLREMEATPHSGQCNHGRPTYVELKLSDIERLFGRT, from the coding sequence ATGGCCCATCCCAACCGCAATATCGGCGAAAACCGCCCCGTCATTCGGCAACTTGACGATGCTGCCATCAACCGGATTGCAGCTGGTGAGGTGGTGGAACGTTCTGCTTCGGCGGTCAAGGAACTGGTTGAAAACGCGCTGGATGCCGGCGCGACGCGTATCGACATTGCGATTGCCGATGGCGGCAAGACGCTGATCCGCGTCACTGATGACGGGTGCGGCATCGCGGCCCATGATCTTCCGCTGGCCCTGTCGCGCCATGCCACATCCAAAATCGACGGCACCGATCTTCTGAATATCAACACATTCGGTTTCCGGGGCGAGGCATTGCCATCGCTGGGTGCGGTCGGGCGGCTGACCATCACATCGCGCGCACCGGGGCAGGATGCGGCCACCATCACTGTGCAAGGCGGGCATCCGGGCACGACAAAACCTGCCGCGCTTGGGGCGGGCACCATCGTCGAACTGCGCGATCTGTTCTTTGCCACGCCGGCACGGCTGAAATTCATGCGCACCGACCGTGCCGAGGCGCAGGCCATCACCGATGTGGTCAAACGTCTGGCGATGGCCGAACCCTTCGTCAGCTTTGCGCTTCAGGATGTGTCGGGCGGCGGGGCAGGGCGCACGGTGTTCCGCGCCGATGCCCAGACCGGTGATCTGTTCGATGCGCTGCACGGGCGGCTTTCCACGGTGATCGGGCGCGAGTTTTCCGACAACGCATTGCAGATAGATGCGCAACGCGACGGGCTGCACCTGACAGGCTATGCTGCGCTGCCGACCTATTCGCGCGGGTCCGCCGTGGCGCAATACCTGTTCGTCAATGGCCGTCCCGTGCGTGACAAACTGTTGATCGGGGCGCTGCGCGCGGCTTATTTCGATTTCCTCAGCCGCGATCGCCATCCGGCGGCGGCCTTGTTTCTTGACTGTGATCCCCACCTTGTCGATGTGAACGTACACCCCGCCAAATCCGAGGTCCGGTTTCGCGATCCAGGTCTGGCGCGGGGGCTGATCGTGTCGGCGCTGCGCCATGCTCTGGCGGATGCCGGGCATCGTGCATCATCAACCGTGTCACAGGCCACTTTGGGCGCAATGACCCCTGAACCCGCCGGTGCGCGCGTCTATCAAATGGATCGACCGTCTGTCGGTGTCCTGCAACCCGCCTTTCACGAGGCCGCACCCGTCTACGGACGTGTCGAAGTGACCGAGGAACACATCCGGCCCGAAGCCGAGGAAGCACCGACAGACTATCCGCTGGGCGCGGCCCGTGCCCAGGTGCACGAAAACTACATCATCGCGCAAACCGCTACCGGAATGGTCATCGTTGATCAGCACGCAGCGCACGAACGTCTGGTATATGAACGGCTCAAGCGCCAGATGGCTGACAATGGCGTGGCGGCGCAGGCGCTTCTTATTCCTGAAATCGTTGCCCTTTCTTCGGGCGATTGCGCCCGTCTGCTTGAGGTGGCGGACAGCTTGCAAAAATTTGGTTTAACCATTGAACCATTTGGCGGTGATGCCATTGCCGTGCGTGAAACACCCGCGATTCTGGGTGAAATCAATGCCCGCGCGATGATCCTTGATATCCTTGACGAACTGTCGGATCAGGGCGACAGCCTGATGGTACAGGCCCGTATCGAAGCTATCCTGAGTCGGATCGCCTGCCACGGATCAATCCGGTCGGGGCGGCGGATGCGGGGCGAAGAAATGAACGCTCTTTTGCGCGAAATGGAGGCGACCCCCCATTCTGGCCAGTGCAACCACGGGCGGCCCACCTATGTGGAACTGAAGCTCTCTGATATCGAACGTCTGTTTGGCCGCACATGA
- a CDS encoding DNA recombination protein RmuC — protein MIEIAGTSYEFSDPVVIAALCGAGVLVFILILLVMAVRAARDSARLAAPLSQQMGVLGQHVQQLGMGQEQLRGGLQTVSDTQANAQSQVIQTMELRLSAVQQQMNDRLADNAAKSARALNDMQERMRETLHGNSKQTTTSLTQLQERLATIDKAQENITKLSGDVLSLQDILSNKQTRGAFGEIQLHDIVSKALPKDSYALQATLSNGKRADCLIHLPNPPGPIVIDSKFPLEAYEALRKANTDWEVNEAAKAMRVAVKAHIKAISEKYILEGETADGALMFLPSEAVYAELHANFPELVREGFAARVWIVSPTTCMATLNTMRAILKDARMREQAGAIRTTLKHLHRDVELVVERVGKLDTHFNQARADLDSINTAAERAGKRAARLDNFDFEDLAPDDVANVVPLSKPDS, from the coding sequence ATGATCGAAATCGCCGGCACATCATATGAATTCAGCGATCCCGTTGTCATCGCCGCCCTGTGCGGGGCGGGGGTGCTTGTGTTCATTCTGATCCTTCTGGTCATGGCGGTGCGTGCCGCCAGGGATTCTGCCAGACTGGCGGCACCGCTGTCGCAACAGATGGGCGTACTGGGCCAACACGTGCAGCAACTGGGCATGGGGCAGGAACAGTTGCGCGGCGGGTTGCAAACCGTATCCGACACGCAGGCCAACGCCCAGTCACAGGTGATCCAGACGATGGAATTGCGCCTGTCTGCCGTGCAACAGCAGATGAACGACCGTCTGGCCGACAACGCGGCCAAATCAGCGCGCGCGTTGAACGACATGCAGGAACGGATGCGAGAAACGCTGCACGGCAATTCAAAACAGACGACCACATCGCTGACCCAGTTGCAGGAACGTCTGGCCACCATCGACAAGGCACAGGAAAATATCACCAAACTTAGCGGCGATGTCCTGTCGCTTCAGGACATCCTGAGCAACAAGCAGACACGCGGCGCGTTCGGGGAAATCCAGCTGCACGATATCGTGTCCAAGGCGCTGCCCAAGGACAGCTATGCCTTGCAGGCGACCCTGTCCAACGGCAAACGCGCCGATTGCCTGATCCATCTGCCCAATCCGCCCGGTCCCATTGTGATCGACAGCAAATTCCCGCTGGAAGCGTACGAAGCTTTGCGCAAGGCCAACACAGATTGGGAAGTGAACGAAGCCGCCAAGGCAATGCGTGTCGCCGTCAAGGCGCATATCAAGGCGATTTCCGAAAAATACATTCTAGAAGGTGAAACTGCCGATGGCGCGCTGATGTTCCTGCCATCCGAAGCGGTTTATGCCGAACTGCACGCCAATTTCCCCGAACTGGTGCGCGAAGGGTTCGCGGCGCGGGTCTGGATCGTATCGCCCACCACTTGCATGGCGACGCTGAACACGATGCGCGCCATTCTGAAAGATGCGCGGATGCGTGAACAGGCAGGCGCGATCCGCACCACGCTGAAACATCTGCACCGCGACGTGGAACTGGTGGTGGAACGGGTGGGCAAACTGGATACCCATTTCAATCAGGCCCGCGCCGATCTGGACAGCATCAATACCGCCGCCGAACGCGCCGGCAAACGCGCCGCGCGTCTGGACAATTTCGATTTCGAAGACCTCGCGCCTGATGATGTGGCCAACGTCGTGCCGCTGTCCAAACCGGATAGCTGA
- a CDS encoding DMT family transporter gives MIASYRLGLVLIIAATLAWSVAGLFTRWISTDTGTMLVWRGLFGALGIFAVICALQGRNGITAFARLGHIGWAYALVSGVGMICFITALRLTTVAHVSIIYATVPLVAAGLGWMILRERPGRSALVASLFALLGVTIMVGLGTDGTLSGDLLAFGMTMALAVMMVISRRYQGLLTLQAACLSALLSAIIALPMAHDLAVPADQLGLLALFGLVNSALGLALFALGSRMLPPIETALITALDAPLAPVWVWLIFGEVIRRETLLGGGIVFAAVLVHLVQHNRRAVAR, from the coding sequence ATGATCGCCAGCTACCGGCTGGGCCTTGTCCTGATCATCGCCGCCACGTTGGCCTGGAGCGTTGCGGGCCTGTTCACCCGCTGGATCAGCACAGACACCGGAACGATGCTGGTCTGGCGCGGTCTGTTCGGGGCGTTGGGCATTTTCGCGGTGATCTGCGCCCTTCAGGGGCGCAACGGGATCACCGCATTTGCGCGTCTGGGCCACATTGGATGGGCCTATGCGCTGGTGTCCGGTGTGGGCATGATCTGTTTCATCACGGCGCTGAGGCTGACCACGGTTGCGCATGTGTCGATCATTTACGCAACCGTGCCGCTGGTTGCGGCGGGTCTGGGCTGGATGATCCTGCGGGAACGTCCCGGGCGCAGTGCGCTGGTGGCCAGCCTATTTGCCCTGCTGGGTGTGACGATCATGGTCGGTCTGGGCACAGACGGCACGCTGTCGGGCGATCTGCTTGCCTTCGGGATGACAATGGCGCTGGCCGTGATGATGGTAATCTCGCGCCGGTATCAGGGTTTACTGACGTTACAGGCCGCGTGTCTGTCCGCTTTGCTCAGCGCGATTATCGCGCTGCCCATGGCGCATGATCTGGCTGTGCCGGCGGATCAACTTGGCCTGCTGGCCCTGTTCGGTCTGGTCAATTCCGCGCTGGGTCTGGCGCTGTTTGCACTTGGGTCGCGCATGCTTCCGCCTATTGAAACCGCGCTGATCACCGCCCTTGATGCGCCGCTGGCCCCGGTGTGGGTCTGGCTGATCTTTGGCGAAGTGATCCGTCGCGAAACGCTGCTGGGCGGCGGGATCGTCTTTGCGGCCGTGCTGGTGCATCTGGTGCAGCACAACCGGCGGGCAGTGGCGCGCTGA